The window GAATCCCTTGTATGTGTTTGCGTACTTGGCAAATAAAAGTGATTCAGGTCTAAACATCAAATCTGTGCTTCTTGAAAATGGTAATGTTACGTGTGAAGCTGTGAAGGCTGGTGGGGAGTCAGAACAGAAATGCCAGGTAAAGCACATCCATGCGGAATCTCACAGTCCTGAGACTGAGTGTTGCTGTTTAATTAGGATGATATTTCTTATGAAAGTATGGGTGGATTGCTACTTGCTTTTTCTCAATTGTGAAACTTAATTACCGTACTGTTCACCATGTCAAAGTAATTACAACAAACCGTAACACCAAAACCTTTATGTAGGTGTACAGCTACTTTCCTCTGGGGTTAGGAGGATTTGATCAGCAGTAATTATCAGGATTGAGGGGAGCGACAATGTCCGCTCCTTCAACAATGAAGCGTTGAATACATCGTGCATTTCATAAGCAGTACGTGAAAAGGTAACCTTTCAGATTGTAATGAGGAACAATGATATGCCATTTATAACCATCGCAGAAGATTTGTGGTCACATTTTGTAATAATGAAAGTTGCGCTGATATAACAGGATCTTGATAACCATTACTCATTGTTTCTTTGGCCTTTCCACAGTTCCCAAATTGCAGATGAAATTCAACGTCCGCAACATGTGTCCCATCGAGGGTGAGGCCAACGTGGCGCGCTTCCTCTTCAAGCTGCTGGCTCCCTACCCCAGTGACCCAGCTCTTGCCACCACGGTGGACAGCTGGGTGGACACAGCTTTCCTCCAGCTGGCAGAGGGCAGTTCTAAGGAGCGAGCAGCTGTCCTGCGGGCCCTCAACTCTTCTCTGGGCCGCAGCCCCTGGCTGTCTGGAGCGGAGTTCTCCTTGGCTGATATCGCCTGCTACTGCTGCTTGTTGCAGAGTGGCTCCACCTCCTCTGCCCCTGCCAATGTGCAACGCTGGATCAAGTCTTGTGAGAACCTTGGCCACTTCAGCCCTGCCAAGCTACATCTGCAGTGACTTGGGCCTGCCTGGGACCAGACTCCTGAGGCTAAGTGAAAGAAGGGCATTAGAATAATGAAATAACTCTGCCATGTCTGAACTCCTGCTTATACTTCCCCCCCTGCTGACGGACTCAGTAGAAGCAGGGTGGCTGATGGTTAAAGTAACTTAAAAGTATCTCTGCCGTGCTGCTTTCATACAACACAAGAGATTCTGTAGCAATCTGTTGCAAGGGAGGAAGCATGAGAGGATCATGTAGACAATTGGGCTGGTGAAGGGTTAAATTACCAATACTGACAGAGGTTGTtggacaaacacacactgcacaccCTCCATCCACTTTGTGCCTAACAACGATCCTGTTCTAAATGTGTGTAGTAACATGTGGGGAAGGGTATTACTACGTGTTTTCACTTGTAGTACTTTgtacctttttgtttttcttaaaacattaaaactttGGATCTACCTTTAAAcccctttttttgttgttcttatTGGCTAGTTAATCGATTTAAAAGCAATTTGTTTAGAAAATGAAGTGCACATGCGTGTCCAACAGATGGCAGGATTGGCAGTTACTGATTCGAAGGTATGCTTTCTTCATTAACTTTGTCCGTTCTGTCCAGCATTGCACATCTTTCCTCCACCAATGAAGGTAAACATTGGACAGTCTCTCCTTCACTGGACTTTAGTCTCTGACAAGCATTTGAGACGGTTTTTAAGTTTTTAGGGATAAGACCTGGTTCATTGGAGCTTCATCAGTTTTAGATGTATTGATGACTCGGCCGGGGACACATATGTTGGACTAAAACAGTCTCATTACTGATACAGCAACAGCATGTCGGCCGCTGAATTAGAAGTTAAAATGTCACCACactagaactttttttttttttttttcttgcccaTATTTTTGTCACAATCATAGTCCAAAATATTTAAAGAAAACCTCATTGTTTTTGTAGAGAAGAGTTGAGCTGAGATTTCCAAAAACCCTCAAATGCCAATGACCCTATgacaatttaaagaaaatttaTTGTGGCATCTAGGCTTCACTGTAATatacatatctatatatatattatttttaccCCTAGActattttatattatattttttatattattaATGTTTGCAACTCTTCTTTTCTACAACAATCCTTCACACGCACACCGGTCGTTAAAGCAGTTTTTCTCCCCATCAGCCGGTTTGTTGAATACAATCCAACCAACTCCATGTCAGCGGGGGAGTTCCACACCAGTACACTGCTATATCTGCTTTGTGAATGCTGAAGGCACATTTGCAGAGAACCGTGACCAAAGGTTGCATACTTAAGAATCCTACTTGTAATGTTGAAAAGCATAAGCATTTTTCCCCAAGTGTCCCATTTATGACAGCTTTGGCCCAGACAGCGGCTGCGTTACAAGTGTGTTTGTATTCTCCGGTAGCCTCCTGTTGGTCTCCAAGCAGCTGTCGGACGAGTCGAAAGCTCTTAGCTGACACCTGGGCCCGTGCAACGAATACGCTCGAGACTCTGCAGCGCTGGAAAATACGTGTTTGCATGCTGTGTATCTTTCCTTACAAACGCAGGCGCCTCTTAAACGGCGATCCGTGTTTGTTGTTGCAGCCAAGGCTGCGTGCAAATGAGGCAGCAGATCCTGTCCCATTGCTAATCAGTTCACGTGAGGGGTGCCATTGGCTTTTATTGGAAAAAAACTGAGACACAaacgcagtttttctttttttctttatatatatacacatatatgtatatatgtatatatatacgatatataaaacacacagacgggagatgcattctcactgaacatctgtagaaaaaaaacaaactagcATGACTGAAAGACAAAATCACTTCAGTTTAACCTTGTGGCTACTTCATATAACAACAACAGCATAGATAGAAAGATGCTTTAGTCTGTCCATTCACTGTGAACGTCTGTGTTCATGATTGTCAATCAGATATCTTCATTCAGGCCATTCTGGAGCGACAGATGTATTATTTGCCAATCACACAAGAAGGGGAGgatttagaaaaaaacacatctggGATAAAGTGCCTGAAATGAAATGTTACTGGGGGGGGTTCCTGGGAAGAATTTTAGCACATTATGGTTTCATTCTACATCTGCTGAAAGGCTGAGAGAAAGTCAACAGTATTGGATCACTCCGTTAACAAAGGGCACACATTGCTGTTATATCTCAAGATCTGAATGCGTTCAAAGTAGTTGTCAGTCAGAAAGTTTCTCTGTGAGGTGACCAGGTTGCCTTTCTGACTGAAGAGACGTTGGACGGGGGCAGTGGATGGCAGCGTGGTGTTGTATTTTAGAAAGAGGTGCTTCACCCGAGGGAAATCCTGCAAGCACTCGAGGCTCTTCCCTGTTCCCTCCACATACTTGCGGATCTCGTCCATCACCCCCCGTGGCTGGTTCTGTGTGTTGGCCTTCGCAGACCCATAGCTGAAGAAGTCATCTTCAGATTCAATGGTGGAAAGGTTGCGGCTGGTGTTGGCCTCGGTTACGCTACAGGGATCCATCTGGGACGCCTTGGTGGCCAGCAGGGAGCACATGTCCTCCCTCTCGGAGGCCGCCATCCACCACAGGCGAAACTGAGGCGTTGTTGCTGTTGCAATCTTCGCGTCTGTGCTAGAGAACAGGTGCTGGAACTGCACATCAATGGTCATTACAATgctgttgatgacgtcaccgAAGTATTTGGCGGCATCTTTCTGCTCGTTTAACTTGTTCTTCAAACTGAGAACAGTTGGGATGACCAGACCCAGGTAACATTTCTGCTCTGCCTGGAACAGTTCGAGCGCAAACGCGAGTGGGTGGAACACAGCCACGTATTCTTTGAGGAAGGCCATCTCCTCCGGCTGCAGGCGGGGCACCTCCAGGCGGGCACAGAGCTCCGTCAGCTCGCGCTCACTGAGAGAGACGATCTTCTGCACTGCACAGTACTCCACATTCCAGCGTATGACAGCGGGCACAACAAGCGCCATCTTTCCTATCTCCTCTGCGGCATCCATTCCGACCTGAAGATGGTGGCATTTGCTCCAAATGGAATACACCTTGGTCATTGAACTGTAATGTAGCTGGCACATGGGCCCCTGTGATATGGCCTGCCAAAAGTCCTCCGTAACAATCTTCTCCAGTGTGTGTGACGCACAGCGCTGCACAGAGGGCAGAAACAGGAGCATGTCCTGCACCGGCTCCCCCTCAAGAATGGCGATCATGTTCTCGTAGATCCCAATGTCGTCGTCGCTTTCCTGGCTGTCCACTGAGAACTCTCTGAACACACTGATAAAGGGGCTACCATTGTCTGTCACTGTGGTCTGGACTTTGCTTTCAATATTGTACGCCACATGGTTGTCGTGTATTCGCCCGGCGATGTTGTCATACGTGATTGAGCCCTGCAGCCGTGCGAAGCCCAGAGCGGCAGACTTCCTCTCTAATGTCTCAGTATCGATCCAGTGGCAGGTCATCCCGAAGAAGCTTCGGTTGCTGGCTGTCCAGATGTCTGCCGTGGTGCACACATACTGGACGTTGGCGAGTTTGGCCATCAGCTCTTCCCGCATCCTGGAGAAACTCTGGTCCACCTTAGTGAACAGGGTGACCCTGTCCATGGTCTTTAGCCCTTCAGTCAAGCCTGCAATCAGCTTCTTGAAACCAGGCTGCTCCAGCACGTAAAATGACTGACAGTCCTCCACAATGAAGGTAAAGATGAGATCATCGATCTTTGATTGAGTCAAGCATTTCGAAATGATCTCTGCTTTAAGCTTTTTGAGCTGGTAGTGTCTGCTCTCCTCACCATTGTACTCTTCTTTCTTCCTTCCTCTCTTGGCATCAGGCCTGGCTTCACAGCCCAAGTGTGTtctctacaagacaaagtgACAGAGATTTACTGCTGGATTCAgggtgtgcgcgtgtgtgtgcgcgcgtgcgtGACATTTGCATGTGCAAACTTTGTATCCGTTTGTGAACtttcaccaaaaacaaaaacaaaacaaaaaacgacTCTTATAAACCACCATGCTGACATAAAGCGATGGCTTTATGTTCCCAGCCAAGTTGAGCAAGAAGAGCCTGCAGGCGCCATGACTGTAGCATGCAGCCACAATGTAACGTTAGTAATCATGAGGGTAGCTATTCATTCATTGACTCATTTAAACATTAACACACCGTGAAAGGGAGCCTGACACATTGATGCTACGTTGGGCGACTTACGTCTAAATGCTTCTTCAGGTTGGATGTGGAGGTTTTCGATGTGGACAGCAGATTAACCCTCGGCAAACACAGATTACATTGGACGATGATATTTTTTCCTTGATCTGCCTTGTACGTGAAATGGTGGCGATAACGCCAAGTATTAATGGCTGATTTGGTCTCGCCGCTGGTTTCATGGTGATCCACATCCATTTCGGACGCTGCCTCTACTAATGCCGACGTgttaaaatataataaaagtaTCGTAATCCGATTTAGTAATCGTGATTACACGTAAAGTAACGACGGCAGTAGAGAAATCCTCATGAAAAAAGGGGGCAGGCCTTTGTTTAGATATTGCCCAGCAAATGAGGAAGGAGCGGACACTGACATCACAGCCCAACTTCCACACATGCGCATCAGCAGCCGGTCACACGCAGGTGGACCGGGTGAAGCGAAATAGTACGCATGCGTCGTATGATCGGGGGCGCCACAGGCGTTACGTCATAATCTATGCCTTGTAAATTGTACTCACGATGATGGCAGCGCTTTGGTTTTTACGAGAATTCCCCTTTCCGCCTGTGTTGCAGCGAGTTGGCGCCACCATCAGGCGGtagaagtgaaaaaaaagtcacaacCTTTTTAAATTGAAAGTTTGTTCAAAGCAAAAAGTGGCTGGAGAGAGAACAAAGTGACCGAGAGCAGCAGTTGCAGAAAGTAAGCATTCAAAGTATATAAAGGAATGAATCCAGAAAGAGCGAGAAGAGTTTGGTTCCACAGACCTGTTCCCTCATCCAATGGAATCATTTCACCTTACAATCAGGAGAAGCTTGTATTCTTCTACAGTGAATTGATGCCATCTTACTGGAGAGATACATATATTAGAAGACATGACTACAAtccaaaaagaattttgcaACTTGGCACGTTTGAGAGGAATAGATAAATAGacagatactttattaatcataaatcaataaaaagggaagaaaaaaaatccaatttggCAAAAGTGTTGATAGCAAAAACAAATAGTGATCTTCTCAGCCTGATCTCTCTCTTATGTGTCTTGTTGCCAATATGTACATTATATTTAAACTGACAGATGGTGGGCTTATTATTAGAGTAAAAATATACATCAGCCTGAGATCCCCTTCCtctcaaaaatgtgttttatcgATTGATATAATCTTTTCCGTCTTTTTAGAGTTTACTTAAAATGTTTGTGCAACTTCTGGCTTTTAGTGTAACGTGTTTCCACATGTACTTTTTGTTGCCATGTATTGGACCAGTACGCAACTTTATGCAGGGGTAATGTGTAAACTTAAGGCACAGACACCAAGAGTATAATTACTGCATaactgcatttctttttttcttcttatgtAGAAACTCCATATGCataaaactgtcatttttaTGGGTCAGATGTTTTGGATCAAATTGAATTAGGTAATAgatcttttttaattattttagacTTATAGACTAAAGCCATTACTTCGAGAAAAGCGGTTTTATGCATCTCAAGTTATACACGGTTTGTAATGTGCATCCCTCTAAAACCGATACAGGGGTCCTGCTATGAATTCCCCCTTCATGTTGGTTGTAAGGTCCCATTTTTGTTGCTGCTGTCTTGCAGTGGCAGGCTGGTGTTTGAGTTCATGCATCTATTTCTTAAGTTATATTTCAATTATTATTTCTGCCTTTCCAGTTATTTCAACAAGTCCTGGCTAAACGTCTGAAACATCTTGTTGTGTAAAGCAGgtcaaaaacaccacaaagcacATTCTTCAACACGGCCGTTCAGTTAAATCAGCGCTTCTCTGTGACAGCTGCATTATGATCTACATGATGGAAGGGTTTATTGCAGGGCTGTTTTATTAGGGAATCCCAGTACAACAGTATTAGCTAATCGCATAAATAAACTGCAGACTCAGTAATGTGAAAAATATGATGTACATCCCATGAACATTGTTAACGCTTTTCTTAACATGTAAAGCCTTTATCCTGTTTTAAACAAACCACAAAAGTGATGCACACAAACCCATTAAACTCAAATCAGTGAGTTAAAATCAGCGCTTAGAGTCCAGGTTAGATGCCAATCATCATAATCACCTTTGGGATTGACGAGTGAAAGCTGTCTTATTTATATACCTCTGACAGAGTGTCTCGTCCTCATGCCAAGATTTAAAGAGCTCTCTAGAgttttcagagaaaaaaaagttgtggaAGTCAAACAAAGGCTTTAAAACGACGCCTGGAAAGAAAAATGATCAACAAATGTTGTTTCAGACGACTGCATATTCACCCACAACTGGTTACTCCAGAAAAATCCGCCCCACTTAAGCTGTTTGATGCAAATAAGTATCTCGAAGAACCAAAAGAATTTCATCCCACAGGCTGCAGGTAACTTTTGCAGCTGTTTGTGCCAAAGAGAAGAATCTACATCCGGAAACAGACTGGACACATATGACATTATGGGTAACGTGCAGAATGCCTGTGTTATCCAAAAGCAACATTAAACCGAGCATGTAGTTTGCCAGTACAAATAAAGGCAAAAAACAGGCCTTTTGGAAGAATGCATTCTGGACAGATAACTCAAAGATAGAGTTGTTCGGCCACAATAACAGTAGACATGTTGGACACAGAGACATTTTTTAGAAGAATGGTGGAAATAATGTGGTTTGGGCTTGCTTTACCTCCTTAGGCCTGCTGATATTGATTCAACTTTaagttgtgcttttttttaaaagaaaggaaaaatgaTGCGAGGTCATCTTCCAGAAAACTGAAGTAGAAGCTATAAGTGGCTCTTTCAGAAGATCCATAATCTTCAGCACTCCATGGTATTCATCAAGGAATGGCTCAAACAGAAGCGAAGCTATGAAATGGCCGAGTCAAAGCCTTTTGAGACTTTTGAATCCAATTATATTGTTGCAGGAGGATTTGAAAGATGTAGTGAAACACTttttatggagaaaaaaaacgagcttcattccaaaaaaactaaatctgttgACATTCTTGTTGAATAAATTATTGTAAAGGTTAATTTTCTTTGTGATTGTGTTCATCTACATCACTTATCACTATGAAAACTTGTCTGACACTTCAGTTCCGTCTTTGATGAAGGTAGAGACCGCTAACTTCAGCTAACATCTGAATATCAGACCCCTGCTACTTTGGTTTGTGCGTTCACACTAATGTAACAACACAGTTCTTACTGTAAACTCATCCACAGTGGTACCATCACTgtacaacttttttttccctttctgaaTAAGCCTGAGGCATCTTGCCAGTCGAAGCCATTCAAGCAGCATGCTCCTCAAATGTTTCCCTGCTGATATGAAAATCTTCCATCTGCCTCAGAGAGACATTGAGTGTATCTTAAatctggtgttcatgtggagCTGTGTTTTTACACATTTAATATACCAAGTTGTTAGCTCtatgtatagatagatagatatcgTTTTTCAATGTCGGTATGAACCTGAGTGATTTTCTGGGTACTTACCGTTGCACACACTTGCAGAGCATCTACTTGCTTTCTAAACGGTCTGTTTTGTGAAGATTTGCTTGTATGACAGTTGTGCACCACAGGAAAAGGATTGTTGTGTTAAAGCTTCCCATTATTTCTCTTCCCCTTCCTCCCTCAAATGCACCCCTGTGACAGCTGTGACTCTGACATTGGTAATATTCATAAATTCATAATTCAGCTGGGAGCGTGGAAATGTCTCAGATGAGACAGGCTTTGTTTGGCTATTTAGTATTCCTCCGCAAATGCGCAACTGGTCCAATTGTGAATTCTAATGAAGATCAGgagtttttattaatttatgcTGTGACACGTTACAACAAGGTACACAAAATTTTGTTTTGTACCAGGAACAAATAACAGACGAATGAAGAGCTACCTGTTAGTTAACCATTAGTGATGGGCTTGTAGCCCAATTTCATCAGGAAACTAATGATTAGTTAATTATGAGATATTCAAAAAACATGTGTGTAGCTCATCAGCCATAGCTGGATTGTTGATCCGTCATTAATATTCTTCCCCAATTATTCCTAAACGAGGACTATGCAGTAGATATAGACGAGTTACCAAAGCAAACATTGTAAGATCCTATTAGTGAATCATTATTTCAGGATAGATTCatctttatatttaaattaatcATACTGATCTATATTTTCATGAAAGTTCTGGGTTAACTCTGAACCAGCCACTGAACAGCAGTCTTTTGGTCACCTTAAATAATGATACACAGCACGAAGTAACGACTGCATAGTCATCAATTACATCATTATCTTAAGTCTACTTGCCGTCATACTGGGTATTGATGACTAAATCTATAAAAGCCTTACTGGTTACTCGTTTTGTACCTTCAAGTGAAGTGAAGCATCATACTGATTAGTTACTCAGCATCTCCTCATTATTTTACCATTACCTATATTTTTGTTCCTTCAAGTACGCAGCTTCGTTGTGCTGTGTATCATTACAGATGGTGAACAAATTACATTAATCAATGCCTAGGTAACCAGCAATAAACAAAAGTCGCTATCATTTTTGTGCTTTTCACTGGCTGGTTCAGAGTTAATCCAGATTTCTGATGGAGAGACAGCTATGATCAATTCAAGTATACTGATTGATAAATAATTTCCTTATGTTTCATTAATATAGTATCTCCCTACCTGTTACAGTATCTCATCTTTATCTGCTGTACAGTCCTCCTTTATGACTGATTAATCAACTATCCTGCTGTTCTTGATAACTTGTTCACTTGTTTTCTTTTGATGAACTGACCATTTACTAATCATTCTTGAATAAATTGGGATGCAAGTTAATCAGTAAGTACTAGTCAACTAGCAGAACTTCCCCATCTTTTCCATGGTATTCAAACAGAATTTTTTGCACCCTACTGTAAAATGTTATCATTTATCCAGTCCCCTTGCATTGGTTGGATTTGGTGAGGGTGGGGTCTCACTTAAGAGTCGTTGACGTAGCCCCGGTTGGTAATGGCATTTAACAGAGATGCAGTCTGTGTAGAAGCATAGAAAAGTGATTTGAGACAAATATcaaggaaaggaaaaagaagaatgAATTGTCGAGAAGGTTTAAATTGTTGTGCCGCTGCTGTCATGCAACCCAGTGCGCTTCAATCACTGTAGAGCATCAGGAGTGGACACTGCTCATGTACTCTCtcattcacagcagcagtcagaaGGCTTTGAGCATCAGGTGAGCATTTCAAACAGTCTCcccacttttcttctgttttcttcgGGACTGCACGCTTCACTTTCCCCACAGTAGCAAAAAGGGACGCCCCACGCACAAGAATGACCAGAGGATCCGCGCCCCGACGCGCTCTGGCGCGTACATGTTGGACCGGGGAGTGCGTAAACTAGTATGAAGCGCCATGGCTTGGTGTGACCGCGGGGTTCAAACGCTGCTGGCCACAGCGGGGGCTTTTGCCGCTTTCAGTCTGATGACCATCGCCATCGGCACGGACTACTGGCTCTATTCGCGCGCATACATATGTAATGGCACCAATACCACCACAGACGAGACCCAGTCTCAGCCCAAAACTAAGAAGGGCGATCTAACCCACTCTGGGTTGTGGAGAATCTGCTGTATTGAAGGTAAGCCTGCTCCAAGTCTACTCTCACTTTTTTTGGATCTGAGTCTACACATTGAACCCACTTATATGCGCCTTGCTATGGCACAGTGAAACCAGTACTGCACTGCTTTGTGACATGTAGGAAATAGTTTGTCCGCGTTTCAGAGAAGTCTTTTGTATCCCAGTACGCACAGTCATCAGAGCGCACAAAAGGACGAGCTCCCATCACGCATGCCAAACGTGTCTGTCTGGAGATAGGTTCACAGCTTGAAGATGGTTATAATTATAAAACAGCTTTTAAGTGATATACATAAGATGGAAATACATGTAGATGCCAACAGGTTTGAATTTTAGGAACTGTTCAAAAGAAAAGACGAGGAAGTCCGGCGGAGTGCTCATCTCGAGCCGTCTGCCAACTGTTACATCGTATTGTTCAGACCCACACAATAAATGAAGCTGTTTGCCAAAGAATGCGATGCCATAGCCGGCGCGTCGAGCCCATTCACTTTTACGCCGCTCGCAGCCAGGAAATGAGCGCGCTATTAGTCTACTTTCATTCATGTCTTCATTGTATGTGATGCTGTTGCTTGGCAACATCCCTGAAATTGCTATGGAAAC is drawn from Odontesthes bonariensis isolate fOdoBon6 chromosome 21, fOdoBon6.hap1, whole genome shotgun sequence and contains these coding sequences:
- the zbedx gene encoding uncharacterized protein zbedx, with the translated sequence MDVDHHETSGETKSAINTWRYRHHFTYKADQGKNIIVQCNLCLPRVNLLSTSKTSTSNLKKHLDRTHLGCEARPDAKRGRKKEEYNGEESRHYQLKKLKAEIISKCLTQSKIDDLIFTFIVEDCQSFYVLEQPGFKKLIAGLTEGLKTMDRVTLFTKVDQSFSRMREELMAKLANVQYVCTTADIWTASNRSFFGMTCHWIDTETLERKSAALGFARLQGSITYDNIAGRIHDNHVAYNIESKVQTTVTDNGSPFISVFREFSVDSQESDDDIGIYENMIAILEGEPVQDMLLFLPSVQRCASHTLEKIVTEDFWQAISQGPMCQLHYSSMTKVYSIWSKCHHLQVGMDAAEEIGKMALVVPAVIRWNVEYCAVQKIVSLSERELTELCARLEVPRLQPEEMAFLKEYVAVFHPLAFALELFQAEQKCYLGLVIPTVLSLKNKLNEQKDAAKYFGDVINSIVMTIDVQFQHLFSSTDAKIATATTPQFRLWWMAASEREDMCSLLATKASQMDPCSVTEANTSRNLSTIESEDDFFSYGSAKANTQNQPRGVMDEIRKYVEGTGKSLECLQDFPRVKHLFLKYNTTLPSTAPVQRLFSQKGNLVTSQRNFLTDNYFERIQILRYNSNVCPLLTE